One Streptomyces sp. NBC_00554 DNA segment encodes these proteins:
- a CDS encoding cyclopropane-fatty-acyl-phospholipid synthase family protein, translating into MDLPRIFTIRESSHRIHNPFTSEKLATLGEALSPPPGTRVLDLACGTGEMLCTWARDHQITGTGVDISTVSIATARTRAVELGVADRVTFTHGDATGHVSDEPVGIAACIGATWIGDGPAGTVELLRRSLAPGGMILIGEPYWRLDPPDQTTIEACHATTKDDFRPLPELLEQFGELGCDVVEMVLADHDSWDRFAAAQWLNIRRWLDENPDDELAPVLRAELTTAPARHVRYQREYLGWGVFALMNR; encoded by the coding sequence GTGGATCTTCCACGTATTTTCACCATCCGCGAGAGTAGCCATCGCATCCACAACCCGTTCACCAGCGAGAAGCTGGCGACTCTGGGCGAGGCGCTCAGCCCGCCGCCGGGGACTCGCGTGCTCGATCTCGCCTGCGGCACGGGCGAGATGCTGTGCACCTGGGCACGCGACCACCAGATCACCGGCACCGGCGTGGACATCAGTACGGTGTCCATCGCCACCGCCCGCACCCGAGCCGTCGAGCTGGGCGTCGCCGACCGAGTCACCTTCACGCACGGGGACGCGACGGGCCATGTCTCCGACGAACCGGTGGGCATCGCCGCGTGCATCGGCGCGACCTGGATCGGAGACGGACCGGCCGGCACCGTCGAACTCCTCCGCCGCAGCCTGGCCCCCGGAGGCATGATCCTGATCGGCGAACCGTACTGGCGCCTCGACCCCCCGGACCAGACCACCATCGAGGCCTGCCACGCCACCACCAAGGACGACTTCCGCCCCCTGCCCGAGCTCCTCGAGCAGTTCGGCGAACTCGGCTGCGACGTGGTCGAGATGGTCCTCGCCGACCATGACAGCTGGGACCGCTTCGCCGCCGCCCAGTGGCTCAACATCCGCCGCTGGCTCGACGAGAACCCGGACGACGAACTGGCCCCCGTATTGCGCGCGGAACTCACCACCGCCCCCGCACGCCACGTCCGCTACCAGCGGGAGTACCTCGGCTGGGGAGTCTTCGCCCTGATGAACCGCTGA
- a CDS encoding LuxR C-terminal-related transcriptional regulator, whose translation MREWAGRWPLVGREAELEYFAAALADRGCRGFVVGGAAGVGKSRLAEECLERAAAAGFRVGRATASVAAGAVPLGAIAHLLPVGVDLSDPVAGFDAVARELAAGPGWQWVLMVDDMHLLDAASAVLLRQLMDTGALLLIGTVRSGEPYGEAVAALRGGDAVYRVDLTVLGPEQIEALLQAALGRPVARRPLHKLSAASGGNVLYLRELVLGALTAGNLTEDGEIWHLVEDRLPGTARLTEMISTRLATADSAGRPVLELLALCEPLSLAYVEALAPPQVTAALEQAGLIRVTQDGRRTAVSLAHPLYGEVLRAGLPVLRRRVLLLDQAERVEARGARRRADLLHIASWRLAATGTADPALLAQAAVLARHAHDLPQTVALLEALPEKHRTTATDLRLGEALFELGRWHRAEATLARADAFAVDEQDKLAVALVRTTNLLWSNAPVAEALAVNDAAREQVSSPADRRKLTVNEGFLRIVGGRPAEGLALLADLETEVGDAPDVNAWLRGAWMKPAALALVGRTAEATTWARRAHDAHRRVQERALASHPAFQRVPLVLALTEAGLPAAEACREGERAYAELAAAGSRVRIWLAVLLGRTHWLAGHPATARRWWAEAATVSRGIDHAMALRLVLAGLAACAAVLGDLDAAEATLAEHRALPPVEPGLLSAGEERLGEAWLLAARGQLGRARSVLTDAAGIARASGHVTGEALLLTDVARLGGAKEVTGRLTAIAQACDGELAPARAQLARALAADDPDQLLLAADACRAIGADLLDAEAATAAAAAWRRAARPRRAAAATQRAAMARARCEGARTPLLTTAQATAALTAREREIALLAAVGTASKDIAQVLALSVRTVDNHLQHAYAKLGVTTRHQLAQALGVVE comes from the coding sequence GTGCGGGAATGGGCGGGGCGTTGGCCGTTGGTGGGGCGTGAGGCGGAGTTGGAGTACTTCGCCGCGGCGTTGGCGGACCGGGGGTGTCGCGGGTTCGTGGTGGGCGGGGCGGCCGGCGTGGGCAAGTCACGGCTGGCCGAGGAGTGCCTTGAGCGTGCCGCGGCGGCGGGGTTCCGGGTGGGGCGGGCCACCGCGAGCGTCGCGGCCGGCGCGGTGCCGTTGGGGGCGATCGCGCATCTGCTGCCGGTCGGGGTGGATCTGTCCGACCCGGTCGCCGGATTCGATGCTGTCGCCCGGGAGTTGGCCGCCGGGCCGGGGTGGCAGTGGGTGCTGATGGTCGACGACATGCATCTGCTGGACGCCGCCTCGGCCGTACTGCTGCGGCAGTTGATGGACACCGGCGCGCTCCTGCTGATCGGCACCGTGCGCAGCGGGGAGCCCTACGGGGAGGCCGTCGCCGCGCTGCGCGGTGGGGACGCGGTGTACCGGGTCGACCTGACCGTGCTGGGACCGGAGCAGATCGAGGCGCTGCTGCAGGCCGCGCTCGGGAGACCGGTCGCCCGAAGACCCCTGCACAAGCTGTCGGCCGCGAGCGGCGGCAACGTGCTCTACCTGCGCGAACTGGTCCTCGGCGCCCTGACCGCCGGAAATCTGACCGAGGACGGCGAGATCTGGCATCTGGTCGAGGACCGGCTGCCGGGCACCGCGCGGCTCACCGAAATGATCTCGACGCGGCTGGCCACCGCCGACTCCGCCGGACGCCCTGTCCTGGAGTTGCTGGCGCTGTGCGAACCGCTGTCCCTCGCATACGTCGAAGCGCTCGCCCCGCCGCAGGTGACGGCGGCCCTGGAACAGGCCGGGCTGATACGGGTCACCCAGGACGGGCGGCGCACCGCCGTCTCCCTGGCCCATCCCCTGTACGGCGAGGTGCTGCGGGCCGGTCTGCCGGTCCTGCGCCGCCGGGTTCTGCTCCTTGACCAGGCCGAGCGCGTCGAGGCCCGCGGAGCCCGCCGCCGCGCCGACCTGCTGCACATCGCCAGCTGGCGGCTGGCGGCCACCGGCACCGCCGACCCGGCCCTCCTCGCCCAGGCCGCCGTACTGGCACGCCACGCCCACGACTTACCCCAGACCGTCGCCCTCCTGGAAGCCCTGCCCGAGAAGCACCGGACCACCGCCACCGACCTGAGGCTCGGCGAGGCCCTGTTCGAGTTGGGCCGCTGGCACCGGGCCGAGGCGACTCTCGCCCGGGCCGACGCCTTTGCCGTCGACGAGCAGGACAAGCTCGCGGTCGCCCTGGTCCGGACGACGAACCTGCTGTGGAGCAACGCCCCCGTCGCCGAGGCGCTCGCGGTCAACGACGCCGCCCGCGAACAGGTCAGCAGCCCCGCCGACCGCCGCAAGCTCACGGTCAACGAGGGTTTCCTGCGGATCGTCGGCGGCCGGCCGGCCGAGGGCCTGGCCCTGTTGGCGGATCTGGAGACCGAGGTCGGTGACGCGCCCGACGTCAACGCCTGGCTGCGCGGAGCCTGGATGAAGCCCGCCGCGCTGGCCCTGGTGGGCCGTACCGCCGAGGCCACGACCTGGGCGCGGCGCGCCCACGACGCGCACCGGCGGGTCCAGGAACGGGCCCTGGCCTCCCATCCCGCCTTCCAGCGCGTCCCGCTCGTCCTCGCCCTCACCGAGGCCGGTCTCCCGGCGGCCGAAGCCTGTCGGGAGGGCGAGCGCGCCTACGCCGAACTCGCCGCGGCCGGTTCCCGCGTGCGGATCTGGCTGGCCGTCCTCCTGGGCCGTACGCACTGGTTGGCCGGCCATCCCGCCACCGCCCGCCGCTGGTGGGCCGAGGCCGCCACCGTGTCCCGCGGTATCGACCACGCCATGGCACTGCGCCTGGTGCTCGCCGGTCTCGCCGCCTGCGCGGCCGTACTGGGAGACCTGGACGCGGCCGAGGCGACGCTGGCCGAGCACCGCGCCCTGCCGCCGGTGGAACCGGGGTTGCTGTCCGCCGGGGAGGAACGCCTGGGCGAGGCATGGCTGTTGGCCGCCCGCGGGCAGCTGGGGCGGGCCCGGTCCGTGCTCACCGACGCTGCCGGTATCGCCCGCGCCAGTGGTCATGTCACCGGCGAGGCACTGCTGTTGACCGATGTCGCCCGGCTCGGCGGGGCCAAGGAGGTCACCGGCCGACTGACCGCGATCGCCCAGGCCTGTGACGGCGAACTCGCCCCCGCGCGAGCCCAGTTGGCGAGGGCGTTGGCCGCCGACGACCCCGACCAGCTCCTTCTGGCCGCCGACGCCTGCCGGGCCATCGGCGCGGACCTGCTCGACGCCGAGGCGGCCACCGCTGCCGCGGCCGCCTGGCGCAGGGCTGCCCGGCCCCGCCGTGCCGCCGCGGCCACCCAGCGGGCCGCCATGGCCCGGGCCCGCTGCGAAGGCGCCCGCACACCGTTGCTGACCACCGCCCAGGCCACGGCCGCGCTCACCGCCCGCGAACGAGAGATCGCCCTGCTCGCCGCCGTCGGCACCGCCAGCAAGGACATCGCCCAGGTCCTGGCACTGTCGGTGCGCACCGTCGACAACCACCTCCAGCACGCCTACGCCAAACTCGGCGTCACCACCCGGCACCAACTCGCGCAGGCGCTCGGGGTAGTTGAGTAG
- a CDS encoding helix-turn-helix domain-containing protein: MRSNPTGRQLRFGAELRKLRERAGLTATEAGQLMGIKQTQVSNTEAGRVGVSAERVRTLACHYDCSDKALVEALSDMTTERSRGWWEEYREILPSGLIDLAEMEHHATRLRAGITAHIPGLLQIHDHAREVIRQVVPELSPPDIEHRLSFRIKRQTVLYKDSPTPYQAVIHEAALRMQFGGPAVTRKQLQHILDMGERAHITVQVIPFAAGAYPGSGQSILYAHGPVPQLDTVHLDQSHGSALIDAEAQLDKYRVLLERMEATALTPNASRDLIHAIVQDL; this comes from the coding sequence TTGAGGAGCAACCCGACGGGTCGCCAACTCCGATTCGGCGCGGAGCTGCGCAAACTCCGGGAGCGCGCAGGCCTGACTGCCACCGAGGCGGGTCAACTCATGGGCATCAAGCAGACTCAGGTCAGCAACACGGAAGCTGGGCGTGTGGGCGTGAGCGCAGAACGCGTGCGCACCCTCGCCTGCCACTACGACTGCTCCGACAAGGCCCTCGTCGAGGCTCTCAGCGACATGACCACCGAGCGGTCGCGTGGCTGGTGGGAGGAGTACCGCGAGATCCTGCCCAGCGGGCTGATCGACCTGGCCGAGATGGAGCACCACGCGACGCGTCTGCGTGCCGGGATCACGGCCCACATTCCTGGCCTGCTCCAGATCCACGATCACGCCCGCGAGGTCATCCGCCAGGTCGTCCCGGAACTCTCGCCCCCCGACATCGAGCACCGGCTCTCGTTCCGGATCAAGCGCCAGACCGTCCTCTACAAGGACTCCCCCACCCCGTATCAGGCAGTCATCCATGAAGCTGCCCTGCGGATGCAGTTCGGCGGCCCCGCCGTCACGCGGAAGCAACTGCAACACATCCTCGACATGGGCGAGCGCGCACACATCACCGTGCAGGTCATCCCGTTCGCCGCCGGCGCCTACCCCGGGTCGGGCCAATCGATCCTGTACGCCCACGGCCCCGTACCGCAGCTCGACACGGTGCACCTCGACCAGTCCCACGGCTCAGCGCTGATCGACGCCGAAGCACAGCTCGACAAGTACCGCGTACTGCTGGAGCGCATGGAGGCCACAGCCCTCACGCCCAACGCGTCACGCGACCTCATTCACGCCATCGTCCAGGACCTGTGA
- a CDS encoding ATP-binding protein, whose translation MATVSPTWSYTLQLPHDPRAPGIARATLRTILAAHDLTELAPTAELLASELLTNAHLHTRGPYALRLLAADPDRVRIAVWDTDPTVPPGFSEKGAPVLVPPEDAEHGRGLHLVRACADAWGVSVLRDLGASKGGKLLWADLNDGPKPSPKDGP comes from the coding sequence ATGGCAACCGTATCCCCCACCTGGTCCTACACCCTTCAACTCCCGCACGATCCCCGTGCCCCGGGCATCGCCCGAGCCACCCTCCGTACCATCCTCGCCGCCCACGACCTCACCGAACTCGCCCCAACCGCCGAGCTGTTGGCCTCCGAGCTGCTCACCAACGCCCATCTGCACACCCGGGGCCCGTACGCCCTGCGCCTCCTGGCCGCCGACCCCGACCGGGTCCGTATCGCGGTCTGGGACACCGATCCGACCGTCCCGCCGGGCTTCTCGGAGAAGGGCGCCCCCGTCCTCGTACCCCCGGAGGACGCGGAACACGGACGCGGCCTGCACCTCGTACGGGCCTGCGCGGACGCGTGGGGCGTGTCCGTGCTGCGGGATCTGGGGGCTTCGAAAGGCGGGAAGCTGCTCTGGGCGGACCTCAACGATGGCCCGAAACCCAGCCCCAAGGATGGGCCGTGA